From Cellulomonas oligotrophica, a single genomic window includes:
- a CDS encoding siderophore-interacting protein, whose product MARQQLARVKPETSRSLTLEVLRTARVSPAFARVTLGGGDVEHFRPLGFDQWFRLFLPVSADSLDHVPDRLDTFTYLRHLMTSSTSRPVIRSYTVRAYRPDGPSGPELDVDLVLHGSAEDGTAGPAATWASTCRAGDHVAIIDEGILFVPPAGTTQVTLVADETALPAVAGVLASLDADAVGTAVVEVPHADDRQDLDAPVGVDVRWLVRGDDPRPPGSLALDHVRATTTAPTPTWYGWAAGESALATGARRHWVSTGASRDQITFCGYWKHRTRH is encoded by the coding sequence ATGGCCAGGCAGCAGCTCGCACGGGTCAAGCCGGAGACCTCACGGTCGTTGACGCTCGAGGTGCTGCGCACCGCCCGGGTCTCCCCGGCGTTCGCGCGGGTCACGCTGGGCGGCGGCGACGTCGAGCACTTCCGCCCGCTGGGGTTCGACCAGTGGTTCCGGCTGTTCCTGCCGGTCAGCGCGGACTCCCTCGACCACGTGCCCGACCGCCTCGACACCTTCACGTACCTGCGCCACCTCATGACGTCGTCGACGTCGCGCCCGGTGATCCGCAGCTACACGGTCCGCGCGTACCGCCCCGACGGGCCGTCCGGCCCGGAGCTCGACGTCGACCTGGTGCTGCACGGCTCCGCCGAGGACGGCACAGCCGGGCCGGCGGCGACCTGGGCGAGCACGTGCCGCGCCGGTGACCACGTGGCGATCATCGACGAGGGCATCCTCTTCGTCCCGCCCGCCGGCACCACGCAGGTCACCCTCGTCGCCGACGAGACCGCCCTGCCCGCCGTCGCGGGAGTGCTCGCGTCCCTGGACGCCGACGCCGTCGGCACCGCCGTCGTCGAGGTCCCGCACGCCGACGACCGCCAGGACCTCGACGCGCCGGTCGGCGTCGACGTGCGCTGGCTGGTGCGCGGCGACGACCCGCGCCCGCCCGGCAGCCTCGCGCTGGACCACGTGCGCGCGACCACCACGGCCCCGACCCCGACCTGGTACGGCTGGGCGGCAGGCGAGTCGGCCCTGGCCACGGGCGCACGCCGGCACTGGGTGTCCACCGGCGCGTCCCGCGACCAGATCACGTTCTGCGGCTACTGGAAGCACCGCACCCGCCACTGA